A single genomic interval of Picosynechococcus sp. PCC 7003 harbors:
- a CDS encoding SLC13 family permease: MAMFAQLSSLGEVAFFGLGWQGWLTLGLTLVAFLLNALTPLPAEVIFLGALGALLLTGVLDTGTTLAGFSNEGLATIAVLYLVVTGLQQTGSLSWISQRVLGLPKGESAALMRLMVPVMGLSAFLNNTPVVAMFIPVVNEWCRKLRISPSKLMLPLSYAASFGGCCTLIGTSTNLVVNGLLIAETDHAGLGLFDIAWVGFPCAIAGVTFLMLSHRWLLPERKPAISDQDDLRQYTVEMVVHENSPLIGKSIEDAGLRNLPNLYLIEVVRDALVLPAVSPREVLREKDQLVFVGAVDSILDLNRLRGLQPATDQVFKLDTPRSERCLIEAVVSNTCPLIRQTIREGKFRSRYNAVVLAVARNGERLKGKIGEMRLLAGDTLLLETHPTFLEQQRGSRDFYLVSEIPDSEPMRHDRAPLALGILLVMVVCVVLGWLSMLKAATLAAIAMIVMGCCSPSRSLKSIEWPVLLVIGAAFGLGKALEITGAAGAIATSLIQLAGDRPWPTLIVIYGITGLLTELITNNAAAALMFPIALSLADTLGVDLMPFAIAVMLAASASFSTPIGYQTNLMVYGPGGYKFTDYFRVGIPLNLLFWAVSSVLIPLAFPFYP, encoded by the coding sequence ATGGCAATGTTTGCGCAGTTGTCTTCTTTGGGGGAGGTGGCTTTCTTCGGTTTGGGTTGGCAAGGTTGGTTGACCCTCGGTTTGACCCTGGTGGCATTTCTCCTGAATGCCCTGACGCCTCTCCCGGCTGAGGTGATTTTCCTTGGTGCTTTGGGGGCCTTGCTCCTGACAGGGGTGCTGGATACAGGGACGACCCTCGCCGGGTTTAGTAACGAAGGCTTGGCGACCATTGCCGTGCTTTATCTTGTGGTGACTGGCCTGCAACAAACCGGCTCCCTGAGTTGGATTTCCCAGCGGGTTTTAGGGTTGCCAAAAGGAGAATCTGCGGCCCTGATGAGGTTGATGGTGCCGGTGATGGGTCTGAGTGCCTTTTTAAATAACACCCCCGTGGTGGCGATGTTTATCCCTGTGGTTAACGAGTGGTGCCGCAAGCTGCGCATTAGCCCCTCAAAATTGATGTTGCCCCTGAGCTATGCGGCGTCCTTTGGGGGGTGTTGCACCCTCATTGGCACCAGTACAAACTTGGTCGTCAATGGCCTCTTAATTGCTGAGACAGACCACGCGGGCCTTGGTCTCTTTGATATTGCTTGGGTGGGATTTCCCTGTGCGATCGCCGGCGTAACCTTTTTGATGCTGAGTCACCGTTGGCTTTTGCCAGAACGCAAGCCTGCCATTAGTGACCAAGACGATTTGCGGCAATACACCGTAGAAATGGTTGTCCACGAAAACAGTCCCCTCATTGGTAAAAGTATTGAAGATGCCGGGTTACGGAATTTGCCAAACTTGTACCTGATTGAGGTAGTGCGGGATGCTTTGGTGTTGCCAGCGGTCAGCCCTCGCGAAGTTTTGCGGGAAAAAGATCAATTAGTTTTCGTCGGGGCAGTAGATTCGATTCTCGACCTCAACCGGCTCCGGGGGTTACAACCGGCCACGGATCAAGTTTTTAAATTGGATACCCCCCGTTCTGAGCGTTGCTTAATTGAGGCAGTTGTTTCCAATACCTGTCCACTGATCCGCCAAACGATCCGGGAAGGGAAATTCCGCAGCCGTTATAATGCCGTCGTTTTAGCCGTGGCCCGCAACGGGGAGCGCCTCAAGGGAAAAATCGGCGAAATGCGTCTTTTAGCTGGGGATACTTTACTACTGGAAACCCATCCCACCTTTTTGGAACAGCAACGGGGTTCCCGGGATTTTTATTTAGTCAGTGAAATTCCGGATTCCGAGCCGATGCGCCATGACCGTGCTCCCCTTGCCCTGGGCATTCTGCTGGTGATGGTGGTTTGTGTGGTGTTGGGTTGGCTCTCCATGTTAAAGGCGGCCACCCTAGCGGCGATCGCCATGATTGTGATGGGCTGCTGCTCACCGAGCCGTTCTCTTAAAAGTATTGAATGGCCTGTCTTGCTCGTCATTGGGGCGGCCTTTGGTCTGGGGAAAGCTTTAGAAATCACCGGGGCCGCCGGGGCGATCGCCACGAGCTTAATCCAACTGGCGGGAGATCGTCCCTGGCCAACTTTAATTGTGATCTACGGCATCACCGGCCTACTGACAGAACTGATCACCAACAATGCTGCCGCTGCCCTGATGTTTCCCATTGCCCTTTCCCTCGCCGATACCCTGGGGGTGGATCTGATGCCCTTTGCGATCGCCGTGATGTTGGCGGCCTCAGCGAGTTTTTCGACCCCCATCGGTTACCAAACCAATCTGATGGTCTACGGGCCAGGCGGCTACAAATTCACCGATTATTTTCGGGTTGGGATTCCGTTGAATCTCCTTTTTTGGGCCGTGTCCTCCGTCCTGATTCCCCTCGCCTTTCCCTTTTACCCCTAA
- the mazG gene encoding nucleoside triphosphate pyrophosphohydrolase: MAPEKTTDAILTALQHLIEVVAQLRSPDGGCPWDLEQTPQTLIPYVIEEAYEVVHALRQDDQQAIAEELGDLLLQVVLQAQIAQEYGHFSLQEVAEGISEKLIRRHPHVFGETNASTVAEVRQNWETIKAKEKGESPQNLPQLSRKLDRYNSTLPPLLASLKMSEKAAAAGFEWENIEEVWAKFEEELQEFHEALQTEDKVHQQAELGDLLFTIVNLARWYDLDPNAALHGTNDRMVQRISLMEKFADKSLTDYSLAELETLWQQAKQHLHQTVDFSD; this comes from the coding sequence ATGGCACCGGAAAAAACTACCGACGCAATCTTAACGGCCCTACAGCATTTGATCGAGGTTGTCGCCCAGTTGCGATCGCCCGATGGCGGTTGTCCCTGGGATCTAGAACAGACCCCCCAAACCTTGATTCCCTACGTGATCGAAGAAGCCTATGAAGTTGTCCATGCCCTCCGCCAGGATGACCAACAGGCGATCGCCGAAGAATTAGGGGACTTACTGCTCCAGGTAGTACTGCAAGCCCAAATTGCCCAGGAATACGGCCACTTCAGCCTCCAGGAAGTCGCCGAGGGCATTAGTGAAAAATTGATTCGGCGTCATCCCCATGTGTTTGGTGAAACCAATGCCAGCACCGTCGCTGAAGTTCGTCAAAATTGGGAGACCATTAAGGCCAAAGAAAAAGGTGAATCTCCGCAGAACTTGCCCCAGCTCAGTCGGAAATTAGACCGCTATAACAGCACCCTCCCTCCATTACTGGCGAGCCTAAAAATGTCAGAAAAAGCCGCCGCCGCCGGCTTTGAATGGGAAAACATCGAAGAAGTTTGGGCAAAATTTGAGGAGGAACTCCAGGAATTTCACGAAGCACTCCAAACCGAAGACAAAGTCCATCAACAGGCCGAACTCGGAGATCTACTCTTCACCATTGTCAATTTAGCCCGGTGGTATGACCTCGATCCCAATGCGGCGCTCCATGGCACTAACGACCGCATGGTACAGCGCATTTCTCTGATGGAAAAGTTTGCAGATAAGTCCCTGACAGATTACTCCCTCGCAGAATTAGAAACCCTGTGGCAACAAGCAAAACAACATCTCCACCAAACCGTTGATTTCTCCGATTAG
- a CDS encoding NAD(P)/FAD-dependent oxidoreductase: MKLSSKNLETRLDTVYDAIIVGGGMGGLSAAIYLARYGLKCLIIEKGRGRSFWMQDLRNYVGLDPETPGRDIILQSTKQAIDWGADLLRGYVETVIDQGDTFAVKVKVGKKDSTYPVFHSKYLIAASGIIDNLPQTDDMQNVYDYAGYTLHVCMICDGFDMWDQKAVLIAGTEGQINAAFVLNWFTPYISVLTHGLVQVSDEMKEKLAEHGYPLYEQKIVKFHGENHKMSGVELEDGTIVEATTGLINMGSIYHNHYLKGIDGLEWDGENLVTNEMCRTSHDRIFALGDLKKGLNQVSIAVADGTLAATQIWRNTRRAAPPRKWLEKVSEPHPFLNV; the protein is encoded by the coding sequence ATGAAGCTTTCTAGTAAAAACCTCGAAACCCGTTTAGATACCGTCTATGATGCCATTATTGTCGGGGGCGGGATGGGAGGATTATCCGCTGCAATCTACCTCGCCCGCTATGGCCTCAAGTGTCTCATCATTGAAAAGGGCAGGGGCCGCTCCTTCTGGATGCAAGACTTACGCAACTATGTGGGTTTAGATCCCGAAACCCCCGGCCGAGACATTATCCTCCAGAGCACTAAGCAGGCCATTGATTGGGGAGCTGATCTCCTGCGGGGTTATGTAGAAACGGTGATCGATCAAGGAGACACCTTTGCCGTTAAGGTCAAAGTCGGCAAAAAAGATAGTACCTACCCTGTGTTTCATAGTAAATATCTCATTGCGGCCTCCGGAATTATTGACAATCTGCCGCAAACCGATGATATGCAAAATGTCTATGATTATGCAGGCTACACCCTCCATGTGTGCATGATCTGCGACGGCTTCGATATGTGGGATCAAAAAGCTGTCTTAATCGCTGGCACCGAAGGACAGATCAATGCCGCTTTTGTTTTAAATTGGTTCACCCCCTACATCTCCGTGCTGACCCATGGCCTAGTGCAGGTGAGTGATGAAATGAAAGAAAAGCTCGCTGAACATGGCTACCCCCTCTATGAACAAAAAATTGTGAAGTTCCACGGCGAAAACCACAAAATGAGTGGCGTTGAATTAGAGGATGGCACCATCGTTGAAGCCACCACCGGCTTGATCAATATGGGATCTATCTACCATAACCACTACCTCAAAGGCATTGACGGTTTGGAATGGGATGGTGAAAATTTGGTGACTAACGAAATGTGTCGAACCAGTCATGATCGGATCTTTGCCCTTGGGGATCTCAAAAAAGGCCTCAACCAAGTTTCCATTGCCGTCGCCGATGGGACCCTAGCGGCAACCCAAATTTGGCGAAACACCCGCCGCGCTGCTCCACCCCGCAAATGGCTTGAAAAAGTCAGCGAACCCCATCCTTTCTTAAATGTCTAA
- a CDS encoding GntR family transcriptional regulator produces MFSFHIQPDSEIPASQQLLDQLQFAIASHQFAGDQRLPSLRQLEMITGLHRNTVSKIYRELEALGLVKLVPGSGVYVQDQHQSPATLPQATKEPSAQPQAIFDDAIHQLLEAGYSLPQIRQLFAKAIDWRLACAAQVIITVPQRELGAGQWILQEMSQAIAIPIQLVPLEALAERLEQITAATLITTPYFVQAVAAIAPPNVQIIPVTLHDYGPELAQIKALPPNHHLGLVSLSPGILHAACTIIHSLRGTELTLITSSPTDLPRLQALIRRSQMILCDRPSLETVQKQISQLQPSLSHRPKVLPCNNYISETSLQSLRQTLQKL; encoded by the coding sequence ATGTTTTCTTTTCATATTCAGCCAGATAGTGAAATCCCTGCGTCCCAACAGCTCCTGGATCAGTTGCAATTTGCGATCGCCTCCCATCAGTTCGCTGGCGATCAACGGCTGCCGAGCCTGCGGCAATTGGAGATGATTACTGGGCTCCACCGCAATACCGTCAGTAAGATTTACCGAGAACTCGAAGCCCTTGGTCTCGTGAAGTTAGTCCCCGGCTCAGGGGTTTATGTCCAGGATCAGCACCAGTCGCCAGCGACGCTACCCCAGGCTACTAAGGAGCCTTCCGCACAACCTCAAGCTATTTTTGATGACGCGATTCACCAACTGCTAGAGGCGGGATATAGTTTGCCCCAAATTCGACAACTGTTTGCGAAGGCGATTGATTGGCGTCTCGCCTGTGCTGCCCAAGTAATTATCACTGTCCCCCAGCGGGAATTGGGGGCGGGTCAATGGATTTTGCAAGAAATGAGTCAGGCGATCGCCATCCCGATCCAACTGGTTCCCCTAGAAGCATTGGCCGAACGTTTAGAACAGATCACAGCGGCAACCTTGATCACCACCCCCTATTTTGTCCAGGCCGTGGCGGCGATCGCCCCTCCAAATGTCCAAATTATCCCTGTTACGCTCCATGACTATGGCCCTGAACTCGCCCAAATCAAAGCGCTGCCCCCGAACCATCATCTTGGTTTGGTGAGTCTTAGCCCTGGGATACTTCATGCCGCCTGCACCATTATCCATAGCCTCCGGGGCACTGAGCTGACTTTAATTACTAGTAGCCCGACGGATCTCCCCCGTCTTCAGGCCTTAATCCGACGTAGTCAAATGATTTTATGCGATCGCCCCAGCCTTGAAACCGTACAAAAACAAATTAGCCAACTCCAACCCAGCCTTAGTCACCGACCCAAAGTATTGCCTTGTAACAATTACATCAGTGAAACATCATTACAGTCACTGCGCCAGACCTTGCAAAAATTATAA
- a CDS encoding Rne/Rng family ribonuclease has protein sequence MPKQIIIAEQHQIAAVFWEDQIQEIVVSTGAQQVGDIYLGIVENVIPGIDAAFVNIGDTEKNGFIHVSDLGPIRLRKNSSSITELLEPQQKALVQVMKEPTGNKGPRLTGNITLPGRYVVLMPYSKGVNLSRRISSDSERNRLRALAVLMKPPGMGLLVRTEAEGTDEEAIIEDLELLQKQWEAIQQQANYGRPPTLINRDDDFIQRVLRDMYSDEVNRIVVDSASGMKRVKSQLMNWQGGKAPDGLLIDHHREKQSILDYFRVNAAIREALKPRVELPSGGYIIIEPTEALTVIDVNSGSFTKSATARETVLWTNYEAATEIARQLRLRNIGGVIVVDFIDMDSRHDQLKLLEHFTSILRADKARPQIAQLSELGLVELTRKRQGQNIYELFGQPCAHCNGIGHLVHLPGEEEAVPLQLSIMSSLSLQGGSRTPGESRPVLSGGQRGTTSHGRRITSRVARSKLINAGNTPAAEPLNLVHHPDYQEQGGNNNNNNRRRRRRTPEVSSKPVLRDEKETQDTGGDRPSPETPTKEKKETKTAASSPDNKNTSSRYDRRERSRYRRDEPKETVQVEMTEQEKNVYALIGVSPLVRLDAAGKKDPRSTIIEIVRPGTVKETDATPEKAAPDQNPEPQQLKLETSEAAPESDTAPPTAQAVETETKVSPQTEAEAAEQTAEEKSNDRRRRRRRSSASS, from the coding sequence ATGCCTAAGCAAATTATTATTGCGGAGCAGCATCAGATTGCTGCCGTTTTTTGGGAAGACCAAATCCAAGAAATTGTCGTATCCACCGGTGCCCAGCAGGTCGGTGACATCTATCTCGGTATCGTCGAAAACGTCATTCCCGGCATTGACGCGGCCTTTGTCAACATTGGTGACACCGAAAAAAACGGTTTCATCCACGTCAGCGACCTCGGCCCCATTCGACTCAGAAAAAATTCCAGCTCAATCACCGAACTCCTCGAACCCCAACAAAAAGCCCTGGTTCAGGTAATGAAAGAACCCACGGGGAACAAAGGGCCACGGCTCACGGGCAACATTACTCTCCCCGGTCGTTACGTTGTCCTTATGCCCTACAGCAAAGGGGTCAACCTTTCCCGCCGTATTAGTAGCGATAGTGAACGTAACCGTCTGCGAGCCCTCGCCGTGCTGATGAAACCTCCCGGCATGGGACTTTTGGTGCGCACTGAAGCCGAAGGCACCGACGAAGAAGCAATCATTGAAGATCTAGAACTCCTTCAAAAACAGTGGGAAGCGATCCAGCAGCAGGCAAACTACGGCCGCCCTCCGACCCTGATTAACCGCGATGACGACTTTATCCAGCGGGTGCTGCGGGATATGTACAGCGATGAAGTCAACCGCATTGTGGTGGATTCTGCCAGCGGCATGAAACGGGTGAAAAGCCAACTGATGAACTGGCAAGGGGGGAAAGCGCCCGACGGTTTATTAATTGATCATCACCGCGAAAAGCAATCTATTCTGGACTATTTCCGGGTGAATGCGGCCATTCGCGAAGCCCTCAAGCCCAGGGTTGAATTACCGTCTGGGGGCTACATCATCATTGAACCCACCGAAGCCTTGACGGTCATTGATGTGAACTCTGGTTCCTTTACCAAATCCGCCACCGCACGGGAAACGGTGCTCTGGACGAACTATGAGGCGGCCACCGAAATTGCGCGGCAACTGCGGTTACGCAATATTGGTGGGGTGATCGTGGTGGACTTCATCGACATGGATTCCCGTCATGATCAGTTGAAGTTGTTGGAGCATTTTACAAGTATTCTCAGGGCGGACAAGGCCCGGCCCCAGATCGCCCAATTGTCTGAACTCGGTTTGGTGGAACTGACCCGTAAACGACAAGGCCAAAATATCTATGAATTGTTCGGTCAGCCCTGTGCCCACTGTAATGGCATCGGTCACTTGGTGCATTTACCCGGTGAAGAAGAAGCGGTGCCTCTTCAGTTAAGTATTATGTCTTCTCTTTCTCTCCAGGGCGGGTCACGGACACCTGGGGAAAGTCGGCCTGTGCTTTCTGGAGGACAGCGCGGCACCACCAGCCACGGACGACGGATCACCTCGCGGGTTGCGCGGAGTAAGTTGATCAATGCGGGGAATACACCTGCGGCAGAACCCTTAAATCTGGTGCATCATCCTGATTATCAGGAACAAGGTGGAAATAATAACAATAATAATCGTCGTCGGCGACGACGGACACCGGAGGTTTCGAGTAAGCCGGTGCTCCGGGACGAAAAAGAGACCCAAGATACTGGTGGCGATCGCCCTTCTCCTGAGACCCCAACAAAAGAGAAAAAAGAAACAAAAACTGCGGCATCGTCCCCAGACAACAAAAATACGTCTTCCCGCTATGACCGCCGCGAACGGAGTCGCTACCGTCGTGATGAGCCAAAAGAAACAGTTCAGGTAGAAATGACGGAGCAGGAAAAAAATGTCTATGCCCTGATTGGGGTATCGCCCCTGGTGCGTTTAGACGCTGCCGGGAAAAAAGATCCCCGCTCAACGATTATCGAAATTGTGCGACCGGGAACCGTCAAAGAAACCGATGCAACCCCGGAAAAGGCCGCGCCAGACCAAAATCCAGAGCCGCAACAGCTCAAGCTTGAGACCTCTGAAGCCGCTCCAGAATCGGACACAGCGCCCCCAACCGCTCAAGCCGTAGAAACAGAAACAAAAGTTTCGCCCCAGACAGAAGCGGAAGCCGCAGAACAAACGGCTGAAGAAAAGAGCAATGATCGTCGCCGTCGCCGTCGCCGCTCTTCCGCCAGTAGTTAA
- a CDS encoding peroxiredoxin, translating into MARVPDVVFKTRVRDESVEGPNPYRWEDKTTADIFGGKKVVLFSLPGAFTPTCSSNHLPRYEELYSEFQAQGVDEIICISVNDAFVMFKWGKEIGADKVFLLPDGNGEFTRKMGMLVEKSNLGFGMRSWRYSMLVEDGEIKKMFVEPDFSDNCPTDPFEVSDADTMLAYIKGESAPGVSEPRKEFVG; encoded by the coding sequence ATGGCTAGAGTACCTGACGTTGTCTTCAAAACCCGCGTCCGCGATGAATCCGTAGAAGGCCCCAACCCCTACCGTTGGGAAGACAAAACCACCGCTGATATTTTCGGTGGTAAAAAAGTTGTTCTTTTCTCCCTGCCTGGTGCTTTCACGCCCACCTGTTCCTCCAATCACTTACCCCGTTACGAAGAGCTCTACAGCGAATTCCAAGCCCAGGGTGTAGATGAAATCATCTGTATTTCCGTAAACGATGCCTTCGTAATGTTCAAATGGGGCAAGGAAATCGGTGCTGATAAAGTATTCCTTCTTCCCGATGGTAACGGTGAATTCACCCGCAAAATGGGGATGCTCGTTGAGAAGTCTAACCTCGGTTTTGGGATGCGTTCTTGGCGCTACTCCATGCTTGTAGAAGATGGCGAAATCAAGAAGATGTTTGTGGAGCCTGACTTCTCTGACAATTGCCCCACTGATCCTTTTGAAGTCTCTGATGCAGACACGATGCTGGCTTATATCAAGGGTGAATCTGCTCCTGGTGTTTCTGAACCCCGCAAAGAATTTGTTGGTTAA
- a CDS encoding Uma2 family endonuclease, with translation MVQALSRSITLEEFLARPETKPANEYIDGIIRQKPMPQGKHSLLQRELTFALTMAFRADKAAQVFPELRCTFGACSIVADIAVFKTERIPRDDNGEIANVFKLDPDWSIEILSPNQSHTRVIRNILHCLDYGAEMSWLIDPQEACIFVYQADKSVQVFDQQAQNLPTPAFAQSLTLSGDKIFAWLKN, from the coding sequence ATGGTACAAGCACTGAGCCGCTCAATAACCCTAGAAGAATTTCTGGCGCGACCAGAGACAAAACCGGCCAACGAATATATCGATGGGATAATTCGTCAAAAGCCAATGCCCCAAGGCAAACATAGCCTCCTACAACGGGAATTAACCTTTGCTCTCACCATGGCTTTCCGTGCAGATAAAGCAGCCCAGGTTTTTCCGGAACTACGTTGTACTTTTGGGGCATGCTCCATTGTGGCGGATATTGCAGTGTTTAAAACAGAACGTATCCCCCGGGATGACAACGGTGAAATTGCCAATGTTTTTAAGCTTGATCCGGATTGGTCAATTGAAATTTTGTCTCCCAATCAAAGCCATACCCGCGTTATTCGTAACATCCTGCATTGTTTAGACTATGGTGCAGAAATGAGTTGGCTGATTGACCCCCAAGAAGCCTGTATTTTCGTTTATCAGGCCGATAAATCTGTACAAGTTTTTGATCAACAAGCCCAAAATCTACCAACGCCTGCTTTTGCGCAATCATTGACCTTAAGCGGGGATAAAATTTTTGCCTGGTTAAAAAATTAG
- a CDS encoding pentapeptide repeat-containing protein: MVFVAAQFIRRTVTIFLLAIAVMIFITPEAIAASKLNYTYSELPNHDFSHQNLQAASFARADVRGSDFTGSDLSRAILTEGKFMEANLTEANLSEAFMDQVNMEGANLTNALFVDAVAPGTNFAEAIIDGADFSGALLDRYQLSELCKRASGTNTITGTDTRYSLNCKD, translated from the coding sequence ATGGTTTTTGTGGCCGCGCAATTTATCCGACGTACAGTAACGATTTTTTTGTTGGCGATCGCCGTGATGATTTTTATAACCCCAGAGGCGATCGCCGCCAGTAAGCTGAACTACACCTATTCCGAACTGCCAAACCACGACTTTTCCCACCAAAATCTCCAGGCTGCCAGTTTTGCCAGGGCCGATGTGCGCGGGAGTGACTTTACCGGCAGTGACCTCAGCCGCGCCATCCTCACCGAAGGCAAATTTATGGAGGCCAATCTCACCGAAGCCAACCTTTCCGAAGCCTTTATGGATCAAGTCAATATGGAAGGCGCGAATCTTACCAACGCCCTCTTTGTTGATGCCGTTGCGCCGGGCACCAATTTTGCCGAAGCGATTATCGACGGGGCTGATTTTTCCGGCGCGCTCCTCGACCGCTACCAACTGTCTGAACTCTGCAAACGAGCCAGCGGCACCAATACCATTACCGGTACTGACACCCGCTACAGTCTTAATTGCAAAGATTGA
- a CDS encoding cysteine desulfurase family protein yields MKRPIYLDNHATTPVDPQVLETMLPYFTEQFGNPASAGHVYGWEAAAAVERSREIIAASIGAEPEEIVFTSGATEANNLAIKGLAEAYFSDCRHLITVQTEHRAVLDPCAYLETLGFEVTYLPVQKNGLLDLTLLEQAIRDDTLLVSVMAANNEIGVLQPIAEIGALCRRYEVFFHCDAAQAIAKIPLNVQTQNIDLMSLTAHKVYGPKGIGALYVRRKNPRVNLAPQLHGGGQERGRRSGTLYTPQIVGFGKAVEIGLAQMDEENARIQQLRDRLWQQLQPLEGIYLNGDLDQRLPHNLNISIENVDGTALLLALRNTVALSTGSACSSGKPSHVLTALGRSPALCRASLRFGLGRFTTTTDIDHVAQTLQQTLHSLRKMPTKTP; encoded by the coding sequence ATGAAACGCCCCATTTATCTTGATAACCATGCGACAACTCCCGTTGATCCGCAGGTGTTAGAAACAATGTTGCCCTATTTTACGGAGCAGTTTGGCAATCCTGCGAGTGCTGGTCATGTCTATGGTTGGGAAGCGGCGGCGGCGGTAGAGCGATCGCGGGAGATCATTGCCGCAAGTATCGGGGCAGAACCAGAGGAAATTGTTTTTACCAGTGGGGCGACGGAAGCCAACAATCTGGCGATTAAGGGACTAGCAGAGGCTTATTTTTCTGATTGTCGTCACTTGATTACTGTCCAAACGGAACATCGGGCTGTTTTAGATCCCTGCGCCTATTTAGAAACCCTGGGGTTTGAGGTCACTTATCTGCCAGTTCAGAAAAATGGTTTATTGGATTTAACGCTGTTGGAACAGGCAATTCGGGATGATACACTCCTCGTCTCGGTGATGGCGGCAAATAACGAAATTGGGGTCTTGCAACCGATCGCCGAAATTGGGGCATTGTGCCGGCGTTATGAGGTGTTTTTCCACTGTGATGCAGCCCAGGCGATCGCCAAAATTCCCCTCAATGTCCAAACCCAGAATATCGATCTAATGTCCCTGACCGCCCATAAAGTCTATGGGCCCAAGGGCATTGGTGCATTGTACGTGCGCCGAAAAAATCCCCGGGTCAACCTTGCGCCTCAACTCCACGGCGGCGGCCAAGAACGAGGTCGGCGATCAGGCACCCTCTACACGCCGCAGATTGTTGGCTTTGGTAAAGCCGTCGAAATCGGTTTGGCCCAGATGGACGAAGAAAATGCCAGGATTCAACAATTACGCGATCGCCTTTGGCAGCAGCTACAACCCCTAGAAGGCATTTATCTCAACGGCGACCTTGATCAGCGGCTCCCCCACAACCTCAACATCAGCATCGAAAACGTCGATGGCACCGCCCTCCTTTTGGCACTGCGCAATACCGTGGCCCTCTCCACTGGTTCCGCCTGTAGTTCCGGCAAACCCTCCCATGTCCTCACCGCCTTGGGTCGTTCCCCAGCCCTTTGTCGTGCCTCCCTCCGCTTTGGTTTAGGCCGCTTTACTACCACCACTGACATCGATCACGTCGCCCAAACCCTACAACAAACCCTCCATAGCCTCCGAAAAATGCCCACCAAGACCCCATGA
- the lipA gene encoding lipoyl synthase, whose translation MAVKPDWLRVKAPQWQRVGSVKEILRDLSLNTVCEEASCPNIGECFNAGTATFLIMGPACTRACPYCDIDFDKVPRGLDPTEPDNLAEAVRRLNLNHVVITSVNRDDLPDGGASQFVKCIERTRELSPKTTIEVLIPDLCGNWEALKTILDAAPEVLNHNTETVLRLYKKTRPQGDYQRSLELLRRTRELTPWVYTKSGIMVGLGETDAEVREVMRDLRAVDCDILTIGQYLQPTQKHLGVQDFITPEQFDAWREYGESLGFLQVVSSPLTRSSYHAEQVRRLMKTHPRSKPELSQLHSLK comes from the coding sequence GTGGCGGTAAAACCAGATTGGCTCAGAGTAAAGGCCCCCCAATGGCAACGGGTCGGCAGCGTCAAAGAAATTTTACGGGACCTCAGCCTCAACACCGTCTGCGAAGAAGCTTCCTGTCCCAACATCGGCGAATGTTTCAATGCGGGTACTGCTACGTTTTTGATCATGGGGCCAGCCTGCACCCGCGCCTGCCCCTACTGCGACATTGACTTTGACAAAGTGCCCCGGGGTTTAGATCCCACAGAACCCGACAACCTCGCCGAAGCCGTACGTCGTTTAAATCTAAATCATGTCGTGATCACCTCCGTCAACCGTGACGATCTCCCCGATGGTGGTGCGAGCCAATTCGTGAAATGTATCGAACGCACCCGCGAACTGTCCCCCAAAACGACCATTGAAGTCCTGATTCCTGACCTCTGCGGTAATTGGGAGGCCCTCAAAACTATCCTTGATGCTGCCCCCGAAGTGTTGAACCACAACACAGAAACGGTTCTCCGTCTCTACAAAAAAACACGTCCCCAAGGGGATTACCAACGTTCCCTTGAGTTACTCCGGCGCACCCGCGAGCTAACCCCCTGGGTTTACACCAAATCGGGGATTATGGTCGGCCTGGGGGAAACCGATGCCGAAGTACGTGAAGTGATGCGGGATCTGCGGGCCGTAGATTGTGACATTCTCACCATTGGCCAATACCTCCAGCCCACCCAAAAACATCTAGGGGTTCAAGACTTTATTACCCCAGAACAATTCGATGCCTGGCGGGAATATGGCGAATCCCTCGGCTTTTTGCAAGTCGTTTCTAGCCCGCTGACCCGCAGTTCTTACCATGCAGAACAGGTGCGGCGCTTAATGAAAACCCACCCGCGATCTAAGCCAGAACTCAGTCAGTTACATTCACTAAAATAA